AGTGATCCGGAGATGTGGTTCGCGATGGTCGAGTCACAATTTATGAGAAACCGCGTTACCGACAAACAGATGCAGTATGTTAGCGTGTTAGCGGCTTTACCGGCGAAATACGCGACCGAGGTGCGCGATATAATTCTGAAACCACTAGCAGCCGCTCTGTATGACGAGTTGAAAGAACAGCTCATTAAAAGACTAAGCGTTAGCCAAGAGGAGAATACGCGAAGGCTGTTAGAGGCTGAGAAGATCGGGGATGAAAAGCCGTCCCAATATCTACGCCGTCTACAAGCGCACGCAGGATCATCGGTTCCAGATAAGTTTTTGAAAACACTTTGGCTGCGAGGCCTTCCAGAAAAGTATCAAACAGCGATGGCTACGCAGCAAGAAAAGTCAGTTACCGCGATGGCAGAAGTTGCTGATATTATATACGATATTCTACCAGCGCGGCCAACAATAGCCGAGGCATCCGCATCACACGAGATGCAGCTAACCATCGCGATTCAACAGCTGCGCCTGGAGGTAGCACAGTTAAGAGGTCGCTTGGATAGTCAGGTGGACGAGATAGCCAATACTCGGCGTGGCAGGTCACAGACACCGCATCGCGACCAATCTGCGTCGCGGTCAAGATCGCAATCGCGTCAACGGGGCCCGCGACCTCCAGGAATGTGCTGGTACCACTGGATTTTTAAAGAGAAGGCTGACCACTGTACGAGCCCATGCAACTGGACGCCGGGAAACGGCACGGGCAGTCGTTAATGGCGGCCGACGACACTCGCCCACAAACCCACAGCCGTCTGTTTGTCCGTGACCGCGAATCAGGTATGCGCTTCCTGATCGACACCGGGGCGGACTTATGTGTAATTCCGCGCAAGCATTACCGCGGGCTCTGTAAGAAGGCGACATACGAACTTTCTGCGGCCAACGGTACGCCAATTGCTACATATGGAGTCGCGACGCTTACACTGAACCTTGGGCTAAGGCGAGATCTCACGTGGAGGTTCCTGATCGCGGATGTTTCCAAGCCGATCATCGGTGCAGATCTCCTGTCGCATTATGGCCTGCTGGTAGACCTGAAGAACGGCAGGTTAATAGATACAACTACTAAAATTGGACTTATGGGTGACGTGGTACGATGCGGGGACCCGGGCATTAGGGTCATCTCAGGCTCATCCGAGTACCATAAACTCCTGGAGGAATTTCCGTCGATTACTCGACCATGTGGTGCTCCTGGAGAAGTAAAACATCAAACTCAACACCACATTGTAACAACGCCAGGTCCACCGGTGGCGCAAAAGCCGAGGCGATTAGCTCCCGATAAGCTGATGGCAGCGAAGAAGGAATTCGAGGCTATGATGCGCTTAGGACTTGCGCGACCATCGAAAAGCCCTTGGGCTGCCCCACTTCATATGGTGCCCAAGAAGGACGACGAATGGCGGCCATGCGGGGACTACAGAGGCCTCAACAGCCGGACCAGACCGGACAAGTATGCTGTGCGACATATCCACGACTTCTCATATTTGCTCTACggtaagaaaatattttcacgTATCGATTTGGTCCGCGCTTTCAATCAGATTCCAGTAGCCCCAGAGGATGTCCAGAAAACCGCCATCACGACACCGTTCGGTTTGTTCGAGTTTCCTTTTATGACCTTTGGACTCCGTAACGCAGCCCAAACGTTCCAGCGTTTCATGGATGAGGTACTTCGTGGTCTGGATTTCTGTTACGCCTACATCGACGACATTCTCATCGCCTCATCGACACCAGAAGAACACAGGAGGCATCTCAGAATACTCTGCGAGAGATTAGAGAGGTATGGGGTGGTGGTCAACCCCAATAAGTGTGTTTTCGGCGTATCTGAAGTTGAGTTTCTAGGATACATGGTTTCTGAAGAAGGCACCCGACCACTGCCTGAGAAAGTGAAGGTCATTCGCTCATTCCCACAACCAACCACAGGTAAGCAACTCCGTCAATTTTTAGGTATGATGAACTTCTACCGTAGGTTCGTACCCAAAGCTGCGGATATCCAGGCACCATTAAACGAGTTGCTCAAAGGAGACATAAAGGGGCGTGCACCAATCAAATGGACCTCTGCAGCCGTCGCCGCGTTCGAGAGGTGCAAGGAAAGCTTGGCACAAGCGACACTACTGGTACACCCAAAATCAGAAGCTCTGCTTGCGATTTTCACGGATGCTTCTGATGTAGCCGTCGGCGCAGTACTGCAGCAATGGGTTGATGAGTCATGGCAGCCGCTCAACTTCTTTTCGAAGAAACTCAGCCCTGCAGAGCAAAAATACAGCGCATATGACAGGGAGTTACTGGCAATATACTTGGCGGTGAAACATTTCCGACATATGGTCGAAGCATGTGAGTTTTCTATTTACACTGACCATAAACCCTTAACGTTTGCTTTTAAGTTAAGATCCACTCAGTGTTCACCACGCCAACAACGTCACCTGGA
This sequence is a window from Microplitis mediator isolate UGA2020A chromosome 3, iyMicMedi2.1, whole genome shotgun sequence. Protein-coding genes within it:
- the LOC130666005 gene encoding uncharacterized protein LOC130666005; this encodes MVNTGAATGEGAANGEGAVTVVTSQRLPEFIASDPEMWFAMVESQFMRNRVTDKQMQYVSVLAALPAKYATEVRDIILKPLAAALYDELKEQLIKRLSVSQEENTRRLLEAEKIGDEKPSQYLRRLQAHAGSSVPDKFLKTLWLRGLPEKYQTAMATQQEKSVTAMAEVADIIYDILPARPTIAEASASHEMQLTIAIQQLRLEVAQLRGRLDSQVDEIANTRRGRSQTPHRDQSASRSRSQSRQRGPRPPGMCWYHWIFKEKADHCTSPCNWTPGNGTGSR